The nucleotide window CAATTTCCCTCTCGCTATCTATTCTCAAGCACTCTCAAGGCTCgaatgacaaaaaaacaacaaacattaTATCAAatactatttttgttttgaCACGTGGcttcttttatatttatttacacaCGTGATTCCATCGCAGTTAGTAAAACGaaggaaaatctgaataaaaaCGCCATTGTTCAAGAATAAGACTCTGCGTTTCCTAATGAAATGACACATCGATAAGACGCTTAAGAATTGTAATTAATATTTGATTAAAGAGCTTCTCTgtaatctttttttcttcaactaACGTTTGAAAGATCATTCGGGAAATCCGGCATGGAATGTCATATTAGTGGTTTGACATGAATGCATGGAAATACAAATCAAGTATCTTAGGTCTTAATGTGGTTTTAAATCGACAAAATCAACCATTGAGACTTTATAGCAGGAGGCattgttaaaaatttgttattCTTCCAAATggtttttttaactgttttgtcTCGCCACATTATTTGTAATAGAAAATCTATTTGCAACTACTTAAAAGTCAtacaaaagatatttttaaaacaacacaaaagaTATTGAAGCCATTTAAAGCCATCAGCTCATCTGCTTTTGTTTTGAAACAGAACAGTTGGGATTGATCAGTAGATTAAGGAACCTACAAAGCGATTCAATTTTACTGTTTAATTACGCGAAGGTTTAATGAGAGAAaggtatttttatttatctgttgGTGTTATTCATACTGATAATCCATAGAGTGAAAGCCTGGTGGTTGGACAACACTGTTTTGGTAAGAGTGTTCAGTGAAGGCAAGTTACACATCGTTCACATTAAACTATTAGCATATCTACCCCTTTTTAAGTCATACAACTTATGCTAACATCTGACTATAGATGACTAACTGCGGAATAGCCTTACTAGCTTAGCATTCGAGAATAAGTATCTCAATTTCCTGGTTTGTTTCTTATCCAAGGCGTTTGGCTAGTTCGGCGATTTCTTAGTTTCGACAGAAGCTTTAAACACTTCAGGAATGCCCTTGCAGTTCCACCTGGCAACGATAGGCAGGGTAAAGCCTTTGAGATTAGCAAGCCCAACCACATAAACACATACCATGCTACTACTGTTATCACATAAATTATTGGACTAAGATGATGATAAGTCGCTAGAATGTGACCCTTTTCACAGGTTATTAAAATAGTATTTTACTGTGTTAACTGTTTGACGTTTCAAACAAAGATTGGCATCTGCGATAAAATTCTAACGGTCAGAACCAATTATCTCTTTTTATATAATACTGTCTCCCAAACAACAAACATTTAttgtttattacaaaatttttttctattctcCTGATTAACTGTCATGATTACCTATATAAAAATCTATTAATCCCCAATTGGAAATTAGAAGTTTGCACAAAAGCTGCAGTATATGCAAAAGAAAAGATAGCTGCAACTGAGTCATTGCTTAGTTTTTAAAGGCTAGTTTCTAAGCGCTTTATTGGTACTAAGATCTGCAATCTTCTAGAACGTGTGTATTGCAATAAAAGACtgtgatataaatatatatctatCTAGTTACGGTAAGTTGTGAGTAGCTATATTTTATTCCTTACCAGCTAGTCTTATGTATCTTTGAACCAGACCTAGCGCATGTTTGCTCTCTATACGTTAACTTCTATCTATGGTAAGAAATTGTTAACTGGTATTCTAGTAGCCGATGTACTAACCGTTGCAAAACCTATATATTCTTTAACCAAATTTTCTGGTACATGTTCCAAATTTTTACGTGATGTGTACGATACGTAGCTATTTGATTTGAATTTAGCACGTAGGGGATTTTATTGTGTTCAATCATAAAAGGTTGTATATTCTATggacatttaaaaagttttaaatttccaTAGAATATCTGATCATATTTTCAGTTACTATTTTCGAACATGTCCGCCATTGACCGTGTTGAATctttataaatcttttttctGGCGTGTACAAAAATTATGTCCGATATATAGCTGTTGCCGGCTgactatatgtttttttatgagagaAGCTTGCTCGTCATATGGCCAGCAGTCACCTTAAGAGAATGTTCACAAGATTAAATgcgatatttaaaaaattctttgttCTCTGAATTTAAAATTGCCACAACATTTTTGTATGATCCAGGGGTAGTTTAGAGCTTCGATTAACACATTGGTACGTTATTCAATTTTGTTCGTAATCAATTCTGTTATCTATGGTATTTGATGCATTCATAAAAGAATGATGATAAGTGAAACTTCAAATCagttatttttcttaatattatATTTTGCGTCATAAATAAGTTCGTATTTGGCATACGTCCCTTGATAATGAGTCAAAAATCCATTTAAGTCAAATTTTtcataaagtaaacaaaatcttTGGCATAAGAAAAACATTATcaggaaaaaaacatttttctacaGAATAACAAAACATGCAAAGACAGATCGAGATGGTGTAGTGTGGTGGTAAAGCGTTCGTAATCATAAAATGCAATTCTCAACTTTAAATTCTCAGATGAACTTTATATGTAGTGTCGTCAGTTTACTTAGTCCACCTACTGACAGTTAATTAGTTGGTGTGGTAGGTTAAAGCTTGGAGGAAGAAAGATATTTTTCTTCCTTCAAGGTTAAAGCAACGCCATACCAAATTTTGGCGGTTAATGTAACTTAGTTGTAGAAGGAAGGGAAGGATTGGTAACCATCAGGGTAGGATCCTTAGAGACGGTAAAACGGTACAATTCACCAAGAAGGTTTTATCTTATGGTTtagataataaatatttttggcgagtattttaattttagacTTATCACACAACGTTCAGATTTTGAGAAACAGTAGCAGAACTTTTAGGGCTTACTTATGGGAAGCATTTTTATTATAGGAATCCGTCAAGTCATGGTTTGGAAAGCGCTAATCAGTGTTATCTACATCCTCATCTCTCCATGCTGCAGCGCTTATCAAAGCAAGTTGTTTAAAGATGTAGCCCAAGGTAATACGTTTGTTAACATTCATTGAGTATGATGTCAAGCGCAATTTGCCATTTCTATCGATGGAGATTTACAGCTATCAAATGATGCAGTGTGTCACCGTTTCACTTTTCACTTCCATTTTTACTGCTCCTTTTTACATCAACTATTAACCCCTTTAGtgattagaaatttaaaaaaatatataatattaacaataataataaataagtaaagacaaaataataagaaataagaaaaagttcTTTTGGAGTTTAAGTCCCCTTTTCTCATCAGCAGGATATTTGTAGGCAAAAATGCTGGAAATCCTCTCTACTCCTCTTTTGTTTGGTGTGCACAATGCCCCTTCCTTTCCTCACGTGGACACACAGCAGAAGCATTATCACTTTTGCAGAGCAAAAACTTGCATTAGATATCTTCTTTATATGTCGAATTATCTGCTCTTGTAGATCTTCTATATCTAAACAGTCAGCTTTCTGATCCATATTTTTGCGTTAATATTTAGATTTCAAGCATTAATTAAGCTTATGACAAACGTTCTAACAAAATGATATCCCGATATTATTAGTGACTTTTTCATGTTGCATTTTAGCTAAATTTGCAGCCACGTTAAAAGAGTATAGTATTGCTATTCCAATTTTCTCCTTATCGAAACTTGTCCGCTACCAGGAATCATCATGGCAGACCATAAATAATCTTCAACCAGAGAAATTTTTCATCAAATTAAAGATAAAAGAAACTTCTTTAGAGATAGAACTAAGAAAAAATGACGGATTACTTCGGCATGATTTTATGATGGAAGATATAAGTAAAAACAACGAAGAAGAGCGTTCAGTAGAaagttttgaaaagaaaatgGCTTGCTATTACTATGGATACGTACGGCATTATTTGACGTCAAAAGTGGCGTTAAGTATTTGTGACGGAATCGTAAGTGacgtttaaatttatttagtgTTTATTCTTGAAATAAgcgcaaaaatattttattattattcacTTTAATTATTTACTTTAAATCTATTAAAACTGCAGCTTCCTTTACTTTCACACTTAATAGGTATTCTCGTCGCCAAACATCTTTAAGATAAACCTTGAAACTACTTTTAAGGTTATAATTACATTGGTAGAGTTTCCTGTTTTTTATTAGTTgtgaaaaggttttttttccCTAAAAGCCTAAAAGTTTAATTGTCTCGACATCGAAGCTGCTGAATTACAGGCATCGCAACCAGAACAAAAATTCTGATACGCGTACCTAGATACTAAACGCTAAGACCTgcgacaaagaataaaaagcggACATTGCTAACACTTGTTCAACGAAACAAGCCTGTCATGGTTGAATTACTTCAAGGAATTTAATGAAGCTCTATTTaagttaaaagaagtttaggaCCATCCTATTTGTGTTTTATTCTTATtggttcaaattaaaaaaaatttctatctttCCACTAGTTAATAAGATttcctttcgtttagaaagGTTTTATTAGTTTTGAAGGCCGTGATTATCTGATGGAACCAATGAAACAACTTGGTTCAAACTTTCTTCTCTTGGTTTACGAAGCACAAGCTGAGCGCAACAGTACCCATAATCCTTTAAAGGGAAATGCATTGCACTGCTCAGCAGGACATCATCATGAAGGTATGAAAGGGATCATTCATAACCTAAGAGTGACAAAACTAATTAGTGAGCTTATTATACTGAGAATGGAACCGCTTTTCgtccttaaaaaaataatttatgtagATAAACATGCTGGTATCACAGCACTAGATGTACATTCCAACATAATCATCATATTTTCAAGAGATTGATATCAAAGAATAAGGATTGATGatatctttaatttttattctgtttAAAGCACTGGTAATTATCTATATAAGATACAAGTTGACAGGGGGTGTTTGTGTGAGATTTTAGCTTATCTAATAAACCCCAACTAAAAAGAAAACGTGTTTATATTCAAAGCGAACCAGCCCTGCCCTGCCGAGATCTTGATTAAGTTTACTGGACCAGCCCCATCTGCCGAGCTTTCATCTAAGTATATGAGCCAGCAAGTTTATATATATAGAGCTCCATAGAATGACACGCCGTTAAACATCATACGGCCCTATCAACATATTTTCCAAGATTGTGTGGTAACAAACTTTGGAGAGTTCTCTTGACTTCTTTTCTAATGAGTAACTTTAGATTAGTAGGCTAATGTTAATTTCACGTTCCTAAAAATCCGTTTTGTGGAATAGAAACAATATTGGAGTGacgattttcaattttttcgtCTCGTTTTTTTTGTTCTCGTTTATCTCGGTTTTTCACCACCAATCTAGGGACTCTACTCACCTAACTGCCACGCCCTGTGGTCATTTAAACCGAGATATCGGGTGGGCGAACTTGTTACTTTTGTAGGTGCTTTAAACTGAACCCACTTTTGACTTCCACACTTACATGGACTTTCTTACAGGCCAATTGCATGTACCCAAAGTAAAACTCAAGCCGGCGTGAATTTTTATTTGGTTTTAAGTGGGTATACGTTCGAGGCGAAGTGAAACTTCACACCGCCGTGAGTTCAGTTCGGTCAAGATTGAAGTGAAATCTCTACTGGCGTTAAAATTTGAATGTATCCACAATTCTGTTAACTTCTGATAATATTTTTAGTAGGAGAATATATTCCCCTTCGGCATAGGCGAAATAAAATTCACTTCGAAAAATTCACCACTATAATTTATTTTGGCAAAACTTTTCACTTCGGCCTAAAATCTCACATTGTCGCAAGGTACGTTTAACCAACCGCTAATAGTGTTAGCCAAAAATCATCCTTTAAAAAACCCTCAAACTAATTTACAATTTGCCACTGAACTTTCGATTCAAATTACTTCAAGTTGCGAAGTACAATAATAACCTTTCTTTAGAAGCCAGCACTCTCGCAAGCATAACACCACCTCTGCTACGTCCATCGGTGCAGAACATCTCCCGCAAACTTACCAGGAGAAACATCGAGGAACAGAAGCCTACTATTACTAAGAATAAACTTCCAGTAGCTACTATTGAAGTTTTTGTGGTGGTTGATAAAGAAATGGCTACGTTTCACGGCAACCAATCAGTGCGCGATTACGTATTGACAATGATGAACATGGTAAGCTGATTGGTTGATTCCTGGAAATGTGAAAGAGGAAAGCAACATTGCGAGAATTTCTTACCTTTTTATGAATTCGGATTTATTGCTAGTATTTGAAATTATATCGTCCTTGCTTCCATATTATTATGTGGcgtgtggccttgtggttaggaagttcgcttcgtaatcacaaggtccgtggtttggTCCACAGCGCAGGCatatttagcaagtgtctttaccacagctacaggtcaacccatgccatgtgaggaaaattgggtaggcaatgccAATTTAGAACACAGGaaccacattgataacagtgtttccaatactgaagtggctatatcctgtataaatattaggATTAATTAATGATCCTGGACACAGAGACTGTTTACGTTGACTTTATCaagatcaaaaattaataaaaaagagaaattgaTTATTGAAACTCTGAAGTATCAACTGTTTACGCAGGGGCTTGCTGGCtaaattttgctttttacaACCAGTCTCAGTAAGTTCACAGTAATATTACATCAACTCACTTGATAGGAAAGTATTTTAACCATACGTATTCAGCGTTTAGTCGCAAAAAGCATATTAATTTTCCGCATAGTCCAGCATTTTCATTGTTTCCACGTTAACTAGGGTTTCCCGCGTGCTCTCCAAACGGCACAGCTCTCCAAACAGCTTACTGGGTCTTCGTCTACTTTGTTATTCAATTTTATCTCTTTTATATAGGTTTCAGATATGTACAAAGATAAAAGTTTAGGCGTGTTGATAAATATTGTTGTTACCaaaatattgataataaaagATGAGTTGGTGAGTAGTTCTTTGCTGAGTACTTTAGAAACGTTTGTGGACActcctatttattttttttgtcccCTAAAAATAAAGAAGTTCTGTATATGCGCGTGCATCTTTGTAGATTGCAAAAGCAGAACAATTTATGATGCATTTATAGATAGTTATGGAACGCAAGACCCGAAAAGGCAATAAAATTGATTCATTCAGCCGCGCTGCTTCTTTCTTAAGAgaattttttactaatttttccataaatttcatttttttggcTGGATCTTATTAATTACGATATATTTaggttgtctgtttttttatttttttacctacaAGAATGTGCAAAGTCAAAACATTGCGTTGCACAGAAACCGTCTATACAGTCGAGGTGAAAAAGGCTTTTGGGAAACTGTAAAACTCACTTTCCATTAATAAGGTTAAAACCAAGTCCTTATTTAAGCAGTCCCTTTGAAATCACACCAAATATGTCTAACAAATGTATTAACTTTGGTTAAAATAATTCTAAAAGAAACAGAAGGTGTAGCGTTAGTATGTCTATTTAGAAAAACCTGAAAATCACACACAATGGTGACAAGACTTTGTTTAGCTTTTGTGAATGGCAATTTTCCAGAAGTTTATCCAGTGGAGACAAGCAATCATCATACGACATAGCTCTTCTCCTTACACGGTATTTTTTACTTATGCTCTTTGATACTTACTCATAACACCTTAACATGGCAGAGTGATGAGCAAAGAAGGAGGGAGGGGATTGATCAAATCATTCAAGCATAGAGACGatttcagcaaaaaattaacatttgctaaatttttatttgaagaaaattattatgTTTACAAATTCGCGGCTCTTAATCGAACCTCTTGCTAAACCTGTTCCAAAAGGATAAGTCCTGTAAAGGAAAACTCACTGATTTAATATGCAGTCAAAACCAATCAAAAACTTATTGCAGCGTTATGGATGGTAAACTTTATGGATGGCGTGTTCGCAAACTAGTAATAAAGAAAATACTATTTTTCAGGAAAGATGTATGTGCACATTCAGATAAACCGTGTGGAACCATAGGATTGGCATATATTGGAGGCACATGTACAACAAATCGGAAATGTGCTGTCGTTGAAGATATTGGTCTGAGTACAGCTTATACAATTGCGCACGAGATTGGACACAAGTAAGATTATATTCTAAACATAAATGAAATACGCGTGTTTTTATCAGAAATACACTTTTTGTGTTCAACACGGATGTTTTAAAGGAACTTTAAGATGATCGAGAGCCCTGTACATTATCAATtcgctttttcctttttttcagtaCTTCATGCAGCACGTAGTGCAGTGGGTTTGTCGGCAAATCTCAGCTCTGGGAACGGCAGATTAAACCCCGCTCGCTGTTTATGCTTAACGTCGCCCTGCTTCTAGTTAACTTATTACACCAACCTTGTCCTCAGAGCTCTCCTACACTCAAGATTTTTGACGACACGGCTCCTTAATGGGCTTGGAATGAAAACCAGCCTTAAGGGTTGGTGGCGAGGCATGTGCAAAACCGAAACGAAGGTTTTGAAGAAATTTAGCTGTTCTTTCAGCATTTTTACACTCATtaccttaaaataaaaaatataaaaatatcttaAGGTCCCCTTAAAATATAATAGGCGTATAAAAGCTTTCGGGGCGAGGTTGGATTATACTCGACCGAACCTTCTATAGGTTCGATCATGGGTGAACTATCTTCCATAACGATGCTGAACTTTCGTTGACACTATAAGAGAAATCGTTTAAGTAATTTAGCTAGTTCTTAATGTTGATAGGGCACAGACGAGGCTAATGCTTTACCAAACACGACCTCAATATAcagaaaagataaataaaacaagtgaCAGAATGTTTTAGTTCTAGTTGGGTCTAAGTTTACCTCACCTATTTCTATATCAGTTTAGGCATGACACATGATGGTCTTGACAATAATTGCAGAGTGCAGTCAGCTGGCTATCCTCATATGATGGCAGCGCAGTGGCCGCAAAGTAATCATGTGCCGCTAAAATGGTCTTATTGCAGCAAGAAAAAACTTGGTGAATTTTTGGGGTGAGAATAAATTTACTTATTTGAAACGATTGAATATGAAACTAGAACTTAATCAACAtgggaatttttattttcagtatGGGATAAAAATGTGCATAACGTAAATGTTAACTTGATCACATGCTTTCCCTCTAAAAGTGACATTATCTAAAAAAGCACATTGGAAAAAAATTCTGATAACGTCATTCAGTATAATATGACGCCGCCATATATTTCCGATCTTGAAGAAAGGCTAGAATATTGGAACATAAActctaaattaaaaaagtctTACAAAAGATTTAGATGCGTAAAATTGGTAGCTTAACGCATAAGAAAGGAAGACTTTGAAACTGTTGATAAggatatttaaagaaaaaaaagtcttaTTTTTCCCTCGCCACCTGTAAACACGACAACAGACGTGACAACATACCAAATAGTTTTAACTCTCTCGAAGCTaactaaaatgataaaaagctACCAAATTTTAACCCTCAACACGGTACTAGGAAGATACTACGAAAAGTTTTAAAGGGATCTTTCCAGAGAGGATTTTAAGCTCCACCCGCGGCTCGAATAAGccttaaaaaactaaaatgtgTTTGAAATTTACTTGTAGCTGCTCTGCTGGCGGTTTGCTGCTtctctttctaattttttttttttacataagtaACTAAAAAAACGTTGCAAGTGGAGAAAGTGAATTAGCTAAGACAAAATGATTCTTTACTGTAGATCCTATAAAAGCTATTGTATTCGAGACAAATCACTTTCCGAAGATGCGAACCTATCGAAATTGTCTGGAACAATTCCTGGAACATTATACAATGCAGATAGACAGTGTCAACAACAATATGGTGTGATAGCTAAGCATTGCAGAAAATTCAAGGTTCGTGGATATGGATTATTTTGGTCTTGTTGTGATATACACATATTTCTTTTATAAGTCACCTAGCGTTATGAGTCATACTAACAAAGTTGCCCTAATCACCTCCACAGTCGGCTCACAATAACTTCTTAGGGTTCGTTTGTTAGGAAAAGTGCTTTGCCTGTTTTAGAAAAAGTTTTCCCCGGTCACCAAGATTCAAGATGCTGATTATGTGTTGACCGAAAAGGGAGTATTTTAAGAAACCGACCTTTAAAgggttaaatttaaaaacaacaaacaaaaccaaTTCATCAGCAGTTGTTTTTCATTAACCTACATACTGCAAAAAAGTAATCAATCAAACCCATAACATTTTACGAAGACACAACATTTTATGACcaattttaatggaaaaaagCTGTAACTTAAGGATTGATTTTTAAACTTAGTCTGAACTACAAAACACGCTTATTAAGCACTATGTGTAGACGAAAGataaaaatgcataaaatttCTTGGCCTAAATTTGACATAGACgtattgtcttaaaaataaacttcaaaaacgatttagaaaagataaaaattatcAGTTTTGTAGGGCAATGCAATTCCTTCTTCTTAAAAGTCACCAATAGCAAATTcgttgtgatttttttccataCATTAACTTCGTTTTTTACACAGACGCTACCTTTGGACCCTTCTTCTTactttaattatttataatCTATCTCGTCAGGGTTTTACTTCATCAACACAGCTTATTTTCAAAGGTCGGCCCAATtgaaagtttcttaaaaaatctCGTGAATTTTGTTATATGCCTTTAAACAggctgtttattaaaaaaaatacgtgTATATATGGTTTTGCTGTAACGTTTCAGTAATGCCACAATGCCTTACAAATGATCACTTCAGCGTAGCTATTTTTTTACAACAGCTACAGGAAGCAAAAATAGACAGGTATAGCGTAAGATAAAAATactggaaaaaaataataagtatTGAGAAAAGTCGGTTTTCTATCTTTTTGCgctctttatttttaacacaatttttttttgcaatttaaaaaaaagttaaagaaagtccaaaaaaaattaaaaaagagatTTGTTTCATAATGCATCATTTGCGTTTTAGACAACAGGACTACCAACAAACCTCTGCAAACAGCTTTGGTGTGAAATTGAAGGTGAAGATGAATGTGTTTCAAAACTCGATCCTGCAGCCAAGGGAACAGAATGTGATGAGGGAAAAGTAAGAACGAACAAACTCTATTTCCATCTCTTTTGAATATCTGTAAAGTTGAGTTTCTTTTCTGAAATGATATTGATTTTTACAGTGGTGTATGTATGGTAAATGCGTTAACAACACAAACATGCCAGATTCAATCAATGGTGGATGGAGTGTTTGGAAAAATTGGACTACTTGCAGTCGCTCCTGTGGTGTTGGAGTGTCTTACATGGAGCGGACGTGTAACAATCCTTTGTAAGTGACTGACTATTATAATAATTCATTTCTAATATCCTTTGCCTTGTTCTTGCACGCTCTTGCAAAAGCTCCtaatttcaatttgttttttctctttctgtagCACATTTCCTAAAGACGAATTTTATTGCACTGACTTTGTACATGTTTTGATGTAAATTTAACTTAAGACGTTCTAACAAGGAAGAGAACTAATAATTTTgtattttgcattttatttttatattttgttataacACTACAACATATATATTCTTCTCTGTATCCTTacgtaaatctaaaaaaaaaaatacgttaAGAAAAATCAATCAGCTTAATTAATAGTAAAACATGTTTCAAAAACAATGCATTTTCTGCCTTTAAACATCTAATGTGAATGGTGATGAAATGGTTGTAAAGTTAATCAAGTACTTTTTCTCATGCGTTTTTCCTGTTAAGTTTTTCACTGCTCTGACATAAAGCTCTACTCATTCACGCCTCATCAAGTGAGTGCTCAactatttaaattttcttttttagtccTTCAAATGGTGGCCGTTATTGCATTGGTGATAGTCGACAGTATGTTACCTGCAATACTCAGCCGTGTCCTAAACATTCAGTTGATATTCGTCTTCTCCAATGTCAACAGTACAGTAACAAGACGATGAAGTACATTAGTGTACACAGTGCCACTCAACAATGCGCACTACATTGTCGACCTGCCAATCATTCAATACATTATTCTATTAAATTCCAACAGAAAGTGATCGACGGCACACCCTGTCGTCATGTTTTTTCTGACATCTGCATTGATGGTCGATGTCAAAAATTGGGCTGTGATTTGAAATTAAATTCTAAACTTCATAAGGATGTATGCGGTGTTTGCGGAGGGGATGGTGATACATGCAAGCTGGTCGAAGGGGAATTTACCCAGCCATTAGGAAGAGGTATTTTCTAGCTTATTTACTCGCTGATTTGGTGAACAAGAAAGAAAGTTTTGCACTGCAGTTAATGCATGTGCTATTTTTAGGATATGTAAATGCAGTTGATATACCAAGAGGCGCAAGGAATGTACTCGTCAAAGAGGTTAAACCATGTGCAAGTTTTCTAGGTAGGACGAATaggattaaaattttattattttttaatacgtCTGTCTAAAAGAGTCATATTTACTCCAAATACGAAGCTTTAAAGAGCCATCATGGAACGTACCATGTGAATGGAAATTGGACGATTGAATTGCCCGGTCGTTATGATATGAATGGAACAGTGGTGTATTACAGAAGAAGAGGAACACAAGAGTTCTTTTTTACAAAGGGTCCTACAAAAGAAGATATGCAATTCATGGTAAGAGATCTTGGTGATCACAatattactttctttttttaaaacagaaacgTGTCTGCATTAGGCAATATCGCAAGTCCTCTAAAATCAATTAAATAACCCTTCATAGTTGACTATCAAAGCAGATGCTCAGTCTCTTTCAttcgattttctaaattttgtaaaaaatcgtttgcgtgAAATGTTGTTTGCGTACCTGTTCCATGCGTTAACAATAGTTCTCTATTCCACATTAAAGAAGCTTTTCTTAATATAAATCTTTTACCAAAGAATTTCCTTTCGTCATTAGGTGTTGTTTCAGGATTTCAATTTCGGCGTCAAATACAGTTACATATTACCACTTAATAATACAAAAGAAAAGACAGATTCAGAAAGAGAGAAGCACAAGGGTTCATTTGGATGGATGCAAGGGCGTTGGCAAAAATGCTCAGTTGTTTGCGGAGGGGGTAAGGTGTTTCAATGTTTATAGTTCTTGTCGCCACAACAGTGTGAGAAGCAAGACAATGAATTTTTGTGTCGTACGTCTGTGTTGAAAGTCGATTATAAGGAACAGCTTTCGAATTACAAGATAATTTCAatataatatgagaaaatttttTGTCGACCACTATGAACGGACAATGTTACACTGCTATAGAGGTGCAAATAAATATGTTCAGCTCAAGTAACTTTACCAGCCAGATTATTTGTTAGATTTGGAAACCACACATgtgcaaaaaaatcaaatactGAATGTATCTTCTTGCTTGGGAAACTTTCCGGAATAACAGTAGTAGTATTTTAGGTATCATGAGACGTGGGAAACCAAAATGTCTACACATGCACCAAAGAAATATAAGCATTGTCAATGATA belongs to Hydractinia symbiolongicarpus strain clone_291-10 chromosome 1, HSymV2.1, whole genome shotgun sequence and includes:
- the LOC130639484 gene encoding A disintegrin and metalloproteinase with thrombospondin motifs 19-like isoform X3, producing the protein MEPMKQLGSNFLLLVYEAQAERNSTHNPLKGNALHCSAGHHHEEASTLASITPPLLRPSVQNISRKLTRRNIEEQKPTITKNKLPVATIEVFVVVDKEMATFHGNQSVRDYVLTMMNMVSDMYKDKSLGVLINIVVTKILIIKDELKNLKITHNGDKTLFSFCEWQFSRSLSSGDKQSSYDIALLLTRKDVCAHSDKPCGTIGLAYIGGTCTTNRKCAVVEDIGLSTAYTIAHEIGHNLGMTHDGLDNNCRVQSAGYPHMMAAQWPQSNHVPLKWSYCSKKKLGEFLGSYKSYCIRDKSLSEDANLSKLSGTIPGTLYNADRQCQQQYGVIAKHCRKFKTTGLPTNLCKQLWCEIEGEDECVSKLDPAAKGTECDEGKWCMYGKCVNNTNMPDSINGGWSVWKNWTTCSRSCGVGVSYMERTCNNPFPSNGGRYCIGDSRQYVTCNTQPCPKHSVDIRLLQCQQYSNKTMKYISVHSATQQCALHCRPANHSIHYSIKFQQKVIDGTPCRHVFSDICIDGRCQKLGCDLKLNSKLHKDVCGVCGGDGDTCKLVEGEFTQPLGRGYVNAVDIPRGARNVLVKEVKPCASFLALKSHHGTYHVNGNWTIELPGRYDMNGTVVYYRRRGTQEFFFTKGPTKEDMQFMVLFQDFNFGVKYSYILPLNNTKEKTDSEREKHKGSFGWMQGRWQKCSVVCGGGIMRRGKPKCLHMHQRNISIVNDTHCSGAKVPPSPERTCNEHTCPKVWFVTPWRECSSTCGLGLKKRNITCKERKPNGYWKNRRNKDCHLSLKPVSINTCVEKACYLSWRTSAWSKCHAPCKKIGMKYRSVSCPITGACLHSAKPAMMRRCKSSKCDYRWVAGPWNQCSKPCGQGFQRRTVKCREVSSFIKVKGRCLKKRPHHKRTCYIKKCDDVVPTKSNIGKSMKKQLKEVSYRLYSRIPRAPRRKRKQMKNSLSMVIGALKEKTALLRNERDCKRDSITPRVCKMKIMLSKLSNQKPFCDYIHNSIRCCATCRKRKATW